In one window of Kitasatospora sp. MMS16-BH015 DNA:
- the metG gene encoding methionine--tRNA ligase, producing MPATEEQRTYYVTTPIYYVNDRPHLGHAYTTVAGDVLTRWHRQRGEKVHYLTGTDEHGQKILRTAEAHGVTPQEWCDRLVAEAWRPLWEHLRIANDDFIRTTEPRHTARAAEFVQGLYDRGEIYRGAYEGPYCVGCEEYKLPAELLPGATEEERLCPVHRRPVEWLAEENYFFRLSAYALRLLEHYAAHPEFIQPASARNEVLRFVEQGLQDLSISRSTFDWGVPLPWDDKHVLYVWVDALQNYLTAAGHGADPERFAELWPASVHLVGKDILRFHAVIWPAMLLAAGLPLPKRVVANGWLMVGGEKMSKSNLTGISPTDLTAHFGVDAYRYYFLRAIPYGTDGSFSWEDFTARYTSELANDFGNLASRLAAMVGRYFDGSLPAAVEPGPAEAAVAAALTGAVAEADRRIGEELDFAGGLGAVFDFVRVVNGYLSDQAPWQVAKDPSDAARGRLATILYTAAEGLRALAVLLNPVMPDTAAKLWESLGAAPLLGPLAGQTIATAADWGRLPAGATITKGEILFPRLEALEEKH from the coding sequence ATGCCGGCCACCGAAGAGCAGCGCACGTACTACGTCACCACCCCGATCTACTACGTGAACGACCGCCCGCACCTGGGCCACGCGTACACCACGGTCGCGGGCGACGTGCTCACCCGCTGGCACCGCCAGCGCGGCGAGAAGGTGCACTACCTGACCGGCACCGACGAGCACGGCCAGAAGATCCTCCGGACGGCCGAGGCGCACGGGGTCACCCCGCAGGAGTGGTGCGACCGGCTGGTGGCCGAGGCCTGGCGCCCGCTCTGGGAGCACCTGCGGATCGCCAACGACGACTTCATCCGCACCACCGAGCCCCGGCACACCGCGCGGGCGGCCGAGTTCGTCCAGGGCCTGTACGACCGGGGCGAGATCTACCGGGGCGCGTACGAGGGCCCGTACTGCGTGGGCTGCGAGGAGTACAAGCTGCCCGCCGAGCTGCTGCCCGGCGCCACCGAGGAGGAGCGGCTCTGCCCGGTGCACAGGCGCCCGGTGGAGTGGCTGGCCGAGGAGAACTACTTCTTCCGGCTCTCCGCCTACGCCCTGCGGCTGCTGGAGCACTACGCGGCCCACCCCGAGTTCATCCAGCCCGCCTCGGCCCGCAACGAGGTGCTGCGCTTCGTCGAGCAGGGCCTGCAGGACCTCTCGATCTCCCGCTCGACCTTCGACTGGGGCGTCCCGCTGCCCTGGGACGACAAGCACGTGCTCTACGTCTGGGTCGACGCGCTGCAGAACTACCTCACCGCCGCCGGCCACGGCGCCGACCCGGAGCGGTTCGCCGAGCTCTGGCCCGCCTCGGTGCACCTGGTGGGCAAGGACATCCTGCGCTTCCACGCGGTGATCTGGCCCGCGATGCTGCTGGCCGCCGGGCTGCCGCTGCCGAAGCGGGTGGTGGCCAACGGCTGGCTGATGGTCGGCGGCGAGAAGATGTCCAAGTCGAACCTGACCGGCATCTCCCCGACCGACCTGACCGCGCACTTCGGCGTGGACGCCTACCGCTACTACTTCCTGCGGGCCATCCCGTACGGCACCGACGGCTCCTTCTCCTGGGAGGACTTCACCGCCCGGTACACCTCCGAGCTGGCCAACGACTTCGGCAACCTCGCCTCCCGGCTGGCCGCGATGGTGGGCAGGTACTTCGACGGCTCGCTGCCGGCCGCCGTCGAGCCCGGCCCGGCCGAGGCGGCGGTGGCCGCCGCGCTGACCGGGGCCGTGGCGGAGGCCGACCGGCGGATCGGCGAGGAGCTGGACTTCGCGGGCGGGCTCGGGGCGGTCTTCGACTTCGTCCGGGTGGTCAACGGCTACCTGAGCGACCAGGCGCCCTGGCAGGTGGCCAAGGACCCCTCGGACGCCGCCCGGGGCCGGCTCGCCACCATCCTGTACACCGCCGCCGAGGGCCTGCGGGCGCTCGCGGTGCTGCTCAACCCGGTGATGCCGGACACCGCCGCCAAGCTCTGGGAGTCGCTGGGCGCGGCGCCGCTGCTCGGCCCGCTGGCCGGGCAGACCATCGCCACCGCCGCCGATTGGGGCCGGCTGCCCGCCGGTGCGACCATCACCAAGGGGGAGATCCTCTTCCCCCGTCTCGAAGCCCTGGAAGAGAAGCACTGA